The following coding sequences are from one Cervus canadensis isolate Bull #8, Minnesota chromosome 4, ASM1932006v1, whole genome shotgun sequence window:
- the GRK6 gene encoding G protein-coupled receptor kinase 6 isoform X3, with protein MQNFLSHTGPDLIPEVPRQLVTNCAQRLEEGPCKDLFQELTRLTHEYLSVAPFADYLDSIYFNRFLQWKWLERQPVTKNTFRQYRVLGKGGFGEVCACQVRATGKMYACKKLEKKRIKKRKGEAMALNEKQILEKVNSRFVVSLAYAYETKDALCLVLTLMNGGDLKFHIYHMGQAGFPEARAVFYAAEICCGLEDLHRERIVYRDLKPENILLDDHGHIRISDLGLAVHVPEGQTIKGRVGTVGYMAPEVVKNERYTFSPDWWALGCLLYEMIAGQSPFQQRKKKIKREEVERLVREVPEEYSEHFSPQARSLCSQLLCKDPSERLGCGGGGAQEVKEHPLFKKLNFKRLGAGMLEPPFKPDPQAIYCKDVLDIEQFSTVKGVELEPTDQDFYQKFATGSVPIPWQNEMVETECFQELNVFGLDGSVPPDLDWKGQPPAPPKKGLLQRLFSRQRTAVETAATVRKSFPPASSSPPASSPQPEAPPGGWR; from the exons ATGCAGAATTTTCTGAGCCACACG GGTCCCGACCTCATCCCTGAGGTCCCCCGGCAACTGGTGACAAACTGTGCCCAGCGGCTGGAGGAGGGACCCTGCAAAGACCTCTTCCAGGAGCTGACTCG GTTGACCCACGAGTACCTGAGCGTGGCCCCTTTTGCCGACTACCTCGACAGCATCTACTTCAACCGTTTTCTGCAGTGGAAGTGGCTGGAAAG GCAGCCAGTGACCAAAAACACCTTCAGGCAGTACCGAGTCCTGGGCAAAGGCGGCTTTGGGGAG GTATGCGCCTGCCAGGTGCGGGCCACAGGCAAGATGTACGCCTGCAAGAAGCTGGAGAAGAAGCGGATCAAGAAGCGGAAAGGGGAAGCCATGGCACTCAATGAGAAGCAGATCCTGGAGAAAGTGAACAGTAGGTTTGTA GTGAGCTTGGCCTATGCCTATGAGACCAAGGACGCACTCTGCCTGGTGCTGACGCTGATGAATGGAGGTGACCTCAAGTTCCACATCTACCACATGGGCCAGGCTGGCTTCCCTGAGGCTCGGGCTGTCTTCTATGCGGCAGAGATCTGCTGTGGCCTGGAGGACCTGCACCGGGAACGTATTGTGTACAG GGACCTAAAGCCAGAGAACATCCTCCTAGATGACCATG GTCACATCCGCATCTCTGACCTGGGGCTGGCTGTGCACGTACCCGAAGGCCAGACGATCAAAGGCCGTGTGGGCACCGTGGGCTACATGG CCCCAGAGGTGGTAAAGAACGAACGGTACACCTTTAGCCCGGACTGGTGGGCACTCGGCTGCCTCCTGTATGAGATGATCGCAGGCCAGTCGCCCTTCcagcagaggaaaaagaagatCAAGCGGGAGGAAGTGGAGCGGCTGGTAAGGGAGGTGCCCGAGGAGTACTCTGAGCACTTCTCCCCACAGGCCCGCTCACTCTGCTCCCAG CTCCTCTGCAAGGACCCCTCTGAACGCCTGGGGTGTGGTGGGGGCGGCGCCCAAGAAGTGAAGGAGCACCCCCTCTTCAAGAAGCTGAACTTCAAGCGGCTGGGAGCTGGCATGCTGGAACCACCCTTCAAGCCTGAT ccccaggccatTTACTGCAAAGATGTTCTGGACATTGAACAGTTCTCCACAGTTAAGGGTGTGGAGCTAGAGCCCACTGACCAGGACTTCTACCAGAAATTTGCCACGGGCAGTGTGCCCATCCCCTGGCAGAATGAG ATGGTGGAGACCGAGTGCTTCCAGGAGCTGAACGTCTTCGGGCTGGATGGCTCGGTTCCCCCAGACCTAGACTGGAAGGGCCAGCCGCCAGCACCCCCCAAAAAGGGACTGCTGCAGAGACTCTTCAGTCGCCAG AGGACTGCTGTGGAAACTGCAGCGACAGTGAGGAAGAGCTTCCCGCCCGCCTCGAGCTCCCCACCCGCCTCTAGCCCCCAGCCTGAGGCCCCCCCGGGCGGTTGGCGGTAG
- the GRK6 gene encoding G protein-coupled receptor kinase 6 isoform X1, with amino-acid sequence MELENIVANTVLLKAREGGGGNRKGKSKKWRQMLQFPHISQCEELRLSLERDYHSLCERQPIGRLLFREFCATRPELTRCTAFLDGVAEYEVTPDEKRKACGLRLMQNFLSHTGPDLIPEVPRQLVTNCAQRLEEGPCKDLFQELTRLTHEYLSVAPFADYLDSIYFNRFLQWKWLERQPVTKNTFRQYRVLGKGGFGEVCACQVRATGKMYACKKLEKKRIKKRKGEAMALNEKQILEKVNSRFVVSLAYAYETKDALCLVLTLMNGGDLKFHIYHMGQAGFPEARAVFYAAEICCGLEDLHRERIVYRDLKPENILLDDHGHIRISDLGLAVHVPEGQTIKGRVGTVGYMAPEVVKNERYTFSPDWWALGCLLYEMIAGQSPFQQRKKKIKREEVERLVREVPEEYSEHFSPQARSLCSQLLCKDPSERLGCGGGGAQEVKEHPLFKKLNFKRLGAGMLEPPFKPDPQAIYCKDVLDIEQFSTVKGVELEPTDQDFYQKFATGSVPIPWQNEMVETECFQELNVFGLDGSVPPDLDWKGQPPAPPKKGLLQRLFSRQDCCGNCSDSEEELPARLELPTRL; translated from the exons GTGGTGGCGGGAATCGTAAAGGCAAAAGCAAGAAATGGCGGCAGATGCTACAGTTTCCCCATATCAGCCAGTGCGAAGAGCTGCGGCTCAGCCTCG AGCGTGACTACCACAGCCTGTGTGAGCGGCAGCCCATTGGGCGCCTTCTGTTCCGAGAGTTCTGCGCCACGAGGCCTGAGCTGACTCGCTGCACTGCCTTCCTGGACGGGGTG GCCGAGTATGAAGTGACCCCTGATGAGAAGAGGAAGGCGTGTGGGCTGCGGCTCATGCAGAATTTTCTGAGCCACACG GGTCCCGACCTCATCCCTGAGGTCCCCCGGCAACTGGTGACAAACTGTGCCCAGCGGCTGGAGGAGGGACCCTGCAAAGACCTCTTCCAGGAGCTGACTCG GTTGACCCACGAGTACCTGAGCGTGGCCCCTTTTGCCGACTACCTCGACAGCATCTACTTCAACCGTTTTCTGCAGTGGAAGTGGCTGGAAAG GCAGCCAGTGACCAAAAACACCTTCAGGCAGTACCGAGTCCTGGGCAAAGGCGGCTTTGGGGAG GTATGCGCCTGCCAGGTGCGGGCCACAGGCAAGATGTACGCCTGCAAGAAGCTGGAGAAGAAGCGGATCAAGAAGCGGAAAGGGGAAGCCATGGCACTCAATGAGAAGCAGATCCTGGAGAAAGTGAACAGTAGGTTTGTA GTGAGCTTGGCCTATGCCTATGAGACCAAGGACGCACTCTGCCTGGTGCTGACGCTGATGAATGGAGGTGACCTCAAGTTCCACATCTACCACATGGGCCAGGCTGGCTTCCCTGAGGCTCGGGCTGTCTTCTATGCGGCAGAGATCTGCTGTGGCCTGGAGGACCTGCACCGGGAACGTATTGTGTACAG GGACCTAAAGCCAGAGAACATCCTCCTAGATGACCATG GTCACATCCGCATCTCTGACCTGGGGCTGGCTGTGCACGTACCCGAAGGCCAGACGATCAAAGGCCGTGTGGGCACCGTGGGCTACATGG CCCCAGAGGTGGTAAAGAACGAACGGTACACCTTTAGCCCGGACTGGTGGGCACTCGGCTGCCTCCTGTATGAGATGATCGCAGGCCAGTCGCCCTTCcagcagaggaaaaagaagatCAAGCGGGAGGAAGTGGAGCGGCTGGTAAGGGAGGTGCCCGAGGAGTACTCTGAGCACTTCTCCCCACAGGCCCGCTCACTCTGCTCCCAG CTCCTCTGCAAGGACCCCTCTGAACGCCTGGGGTGTGGTGGGGGCGGCGCCCAAGAAGTGAAGGAGCACCCCCTCTTCAAGAAGCTGAACTTCAAGCGGCTGGGAGCTGGCATGCTGGAACCACCCTTCAAGCCTGAT ccccaggccatTTACTGCAAAGATGTTCTGGACATTGAACAGTTCTCCACAGTTAAGGGTGTGGAGCTAGAGCCCACTGACCAGGACTTCTACCAGAAATTTGCCACGGGCAGTGTGCCCATCCCCTGGCAGAATGAG ATGGTGGAGACCGAGTGCTTCCAGGAGCTGAACGTCTTCGGGCTGGATGGCTCGGTTCCCCCAGACCTAGACTGGAAGGGCCAGCCGCCAGCACCCCCCAAAAAGGGACTGCTGCAGAGACTCTTCAGTCGCCAG GACTGCTGTGGAAACTGCAGCGACAGTGAGGAAGAGCTTCCCGCCCGCCTCGAGCTCCCCACCCGCCTCTAG
- the GRK6 gene encoding G protein-coupled receptor kinase 6 isoform X2, which produces MELENIVANTVLLKAREGGGGNRKGKSKKWRQMLQFPHISQCEELRLSLERDYHSLCERQPIGRLLFREFCATRPELTRCTAFLDGVAEYEVTPDEKRKACGLRLMQNFLSHTGPDLIPEVPRQLVTNCAQRLEEGPCKDLFQELTRLTHEYLSVAPFADYLDSIYFNRFLQWKWLERQPVTKNTFRQYRVLGKGGFGEVCACQVRATGKMYACKKLEKKRIKKRKGEAMALNEKQILEKVNSRFVVSLAYAYETKDALCLVLTLMNGGDLKFHIYHMGQAGFPEARAVFYAAEICCGLEDLHRERIVYRDLKPENILLDDHGHIRISDLGLAVHVPEGQTIKGRVGTVGYMAPEVVKNERYTFSPDWWALGCLLYEMIAGQSPFQQRKKKIKREEVERLVREVPEEYSEHFSPQARSLCSQLLCKDPSERLGCGGGGAQEVKEHPLFKKLNFKRLGAGMLEPPFKPDPQAIYCKDVLDIEQFSTVKGVELEPTDQDFYQKFATGSVPIPWQNEMVETECFQELNVFGLDGSVPPDLDWKGQPPAPPKKGLLQRLFSRQR; this is translated from the exons GTGGTGGCGGGAATCGTAAAGGCAAAAGCAAGAAATGGCGGCAGATGCTACAGTTTCCCCATATCAGCCAGTGCGAAGAGCTGCGGCTCAGCCTCG AGCGTGACTACCACAGCCTGTGTGAGCGGCAGCCCATTGGGCGCCTTCTGTTCCGAGAGTTCTGCGCCACGAGGCCTGAGCTGACTCGCTGCACTGCCTTCCTGGACGGGGTG GCCGAGTATGAAGTGACCCCTGATGAGAAGAGGAAGGCGTGTGGGCTGCGGCTCATGCAGAATTTTCTGAGCCACACG GGTCCCGACCTCATCCCTGAGGTCCCCCGGCAACTGGTGACAAACTGTGCCCAGCGGCTGGAGGAGGGACCCTGCAAAGACCTCTTCCAGGAGCTGACTCG GTTGACCCACGAGTACCTGAGCGTGGCCCCTTTTGCCGACTACCTCGACAGCATCTACTTCAACCGTTTTCTGCAGTGGAAGTGGCTGGAAAG GCAGCCAGTGACCAAAAACACCTTCAGGCAGTACCGAGTCCTGGGCAAAGGCGGCTTTGGGGAG GTATGCGCCTGCCAGGTGCGGGCCACAGGCAAGATGTACGCCTGCAAGAAGCTGGAGAAGAAGCGGATCAAGAAGCGGAAAGGGGAAGCCATGGCACTCAATGAGAAGCAGATCCTGGAGAAAGTGAACAGTAGGTTTGTA GTGAGCTTGGCCTATGCCTATGAGACCAAGGACGCACTCTGCCTGGTGCTGACGCTGATGAATGGAGGTGACCTCAAGTTCCACATCTACCACATGGGCCAGGCTGGCTTCCCTGAGGCTCGGGCTGTCTTCTATGCGGCAGAGATCTGCTGTGGCCTGGAGGACCTGCACCGGGAACGTATTGTGTACAG GGACCTAAAGCCAGAGAACATCCTCCTAGATGACCATG GTCACATCCGCATCTCTGACCTGGGGCTGGCTGTGCACGTACCCGAAGGCCAGACGATCAAAGGCCGTGTGGGCACCGTGGGCTACATGG CCCCAGAGGTGGTAAAGAACGAACGGTACACCTTTAGCCCGGACTGGTGGGCACTCGGCTGCCTCCTGTATGAGATGATCGCAGGCCAGTCGCCCTTCcagcagaggaaaaagaagatCAAGCGGGAGGAAGTGGAGCGGCTGGTAAGGGAGGTGCCCGAGGAGTACTCTGAGCACTTCTCCCCACAGGCCCGCTCACTCTGCTCCCAG CTCCTCTGCAAGGACCCCTCTGAACGCCTGGGGTGTGGTGGGGGCGGCGCCCAAGAAGTGAAGGAGCACCCCCTCTTCAAGAAGCTGAACTTCAAGCGGCTGGGAGCTGGCATGCTGGAACCACCCTTCAAGCCTGAT ccccaggccatTTACTGCAAAGATGTTCTGGACATTGAACAGTTCTCCACAGTTAAGGGTGTGGAGCTAGAGCCCACTGACCAGGACTTCTACCAGAAATTTGCCACGGGCAGTGTGCCCATCCCCTGGCAGAATGAG ATGGTGGAGACCGAGTGCTTCCAGGAGCTGAACGTCTTCGGGCTGGATGGCTCGGTTCCCCCAGACCTAGACTGGAAGGGCCAGCCGCCAGCACCCCCCAAAAAGGGACTGCTGCAGAGACTCTTCAGTCGCCAG agGTGA